Proteins encoded together in one Mycolicibacter minnesotensis window:
- the rraA gene encoding ribonuclease E activity regulator RraA, giving the protein MAVRFRPTADLVDEIGPEALSCDVQFRQLGGRTEFAGRITTVRCFQDNALLKSVLSEPGDGGVLVVDGGGSLHTALVGDVIAELARGNGWAGLIVHGAVRDAATLRTLDLGIKALGTNPRKSTKTGAGERDVVLDFGGVTFVPGAVAHSDDDGIVVV; this is encoded by the coding sequence GTGGCCGTACGTTTCCGACCCACGGCCGACCTGGTTGACGAGATCGGTCCCGAAGCACTCAGCTGCGACGTCCAGTTCCGCCAACTCGGCGGCCGCACGGAATTCGCCGGCCGGATCACCACGGTGCGTTGCTTCCAGGACAACGCCCTGCTGAAGTCAGTTCTCTCCGAACCCGGCGACGGCGGGGTGCTGGTGGTCGATGGCGGCGGTTCGCTGCACACTGCGCTGGTCGGCGACGTCATCGCCGAGCTGGCCCGCGGCAACGGATGGGCTGGCCTGATCGTGCACGGCGCGGTCCGCGACGCCGCGACCCTGCGCACCCTTGACCTCGGGATCAAGGCGCTGGGCACCAATCCGCGCAAGAGCACCAAGACCGGCGCGGGCGAACGCGACGTCGTGCTCGACTTCGGTGGTGTCACTTTCGTGCCAGGCGCGGTCGCCCACAGCGACGACGACGGCATCGTCGTCGTCTAG
- a CDS encoding helix-turn-helix domain-containing protein, which yields MSATFAVRLNRLFDVVYPPGRGPHTSAEVIAALKAEGVTMSAPYLSQLRSGNRTNPSTATMAALANFFRIKPDFFTDDAYYTKLDAELAWLDSVRDPGVRRIATQAIGLSPEAQEDVLAHIDELRRKEHLSA from the coding sequence ATGAGCGCGACGTTCGCTGTCCGCTTGAACCGCCTTTTCGATGTGGTCTATCCGCCCGGTCGAGGACCTCACACGTCCGCCGAGGTGATCGCAGCACTCAAAGCAGAGGGCGTCACGATGTCGGCCCCATACCTCTCGCAGCTTCGCTCCGGCAACCGGACGAACCCGTCCACAGCGACCATGGCCGCGTTGGCCAACTTCTTCCGGATCAAGCCCGACTTCTTCACCGACGACGCCTACTACACCAAGCTCGACGCCGAGTTGGCGTGGCTGGACAGCGTGCGCGATCCCGGGGTACGCCGCATCGCGACCCAGGCCATCGGACTCTCCCCCGAAGCCCAGGAAGACGTCCTGGCCCACATCGATGAGCTCCGCCGCAAGGAGCACCTCAGCGCCTGA
- a CDS encoding LLM class F420-dependent oxidoreductase — protein sequence MRFAFKTSPQNTTWDDMLAVWRTADAIDVYESGWTFDHFYPIFADPTGPCLEGWTTLTALAQATTRLRLGTLVTGIHYRHPAVLANMAAALDIISHGRLELGIGAGWNEEESGAYGIELGSIRERFDRFEEACQVLIGLLSAETTTFSGTYYQLANARNEPKGPQRPHPPICIGGSGEKRTLKITAKYAQHWNFVGGTPAEFARKREVLAAHCADIGRDPKQITLSAHLRLQPALDYHRVIDDAAALGAEGLDLAIVYLPAPHDPAVLEPLAEAIRDSGLLAPTPSR from the coding sequence ATGCGATTCGCATTCAAAACCTCACCCCAAAACACCACTTGGGACGACATGCTGGCCGTCTGGCGTACCGCCGACGCCATCGACGTCTACGAGTCCGGCTGGACCTTCGACCACTTCTACCCGATCTTCGCCGACCCGACCGGGCCATGCCTGGAAGGCTGGACCACCCTCACCGCGTTGGCCCAGGCCACCACTCGGCTGCGGCTGGGCACCCTGGTGACCGGGATCCACTACCGCCACCCGGCCGTCCTGGCGAATATGGCTGCTGCCCTCGACATCATTTCCCACGGCAGACTCGAACTGGGTATCGGCGCGGGCTGGAATGAAGAGGAATCGGGCGCCTACGGAATCGAATTGGGCAGCATCCGCGAACGCTTCGACCGCTTCGAGGAGGCCTGCCAAGTCCTCATCGGCCTGTTGAGTGCCGAGACCACCACGTTCTCCGGCACCTACTACCAACTCGCCAATGCCCGCAACGAACCCAAGGGCCCGCAACGACCCCATCCGCCCATCTGCATCGGCGGCAGCGGGGAGAAGCGCACCCTGAAGATCACCGCGAAGTACGCCCAGCATTGGAACTTCGTCGGCGGCACCCCCGCCGAGTTTGCCCGCAAACGCGAAGTGCTTGCCGCCCATTGCGCCGACATCGGACGCGACCCGAAGCAGATCACCTTATCGGCGCACCTGCGGCTGCAGCCCGCCCTCGACTATCACCGGGTGATCGACGATGCCGCGGCGCTGGGGGCCGAGGGCCTGGATCTGGCGATCGTCTATCTGCCCGCACCGCATGATCCTGCAGTGCTGGAACCTCTGGCGGAAGCGATCCGTGACTCTGGGCTGCTGGCCCCGACCCCGAGCAGATAG
- a CDS encoding TetR/AcrR family transcriptional regulator, which produces MVNTLLIKSTSCKVTLVASPNSTRHGRRPTRPSGDDRESAILTTAERLLEQRPISEISVDDLAKGAGISRPTFYFYFKSKDAVLLSLLEPMIAAADSEFVGAVQRLPNDPRRVWRSGIKAFFIAFSSHRAIARAGTEALATSPEFRSMWNGFMQRWIEQTAAMITAERGRGAAPNTIPALDLATSLNQMNERTMMAALVAEEPSVPHDRVVDTLTHIWVSSIYGEAA; this is translated from the coding sequence ATGGTCAACACCCTGTTGATTAAATCGACGTCGTGTAAAGTAACGCTCGTGGCCAGCCCGAATTCGACCCGTCACGGACGCCGCCCGACCCGGCCGTCCGGCGACGATCGGGAGTCGGCGATCCTCACCACCGCCGAACGACTGCTTGAGCAGCGTCCGATCAGTGAGATCTCCGTGGATGATCTGGCTAAGGGCGCCGGCATCTCGAGGCCGACGTTCTACTTCTATTTCAAATCCAAGGATGCGGTGCTGCTCTCCCTGCTGGAGCCGATGATCGCGGCGGCCGATTCGGAGTTCGTCGGGGCGGTGCAGCGATTGCCCAACGATCCGCGCCGGGTGTGGCGCAGCGGCATCAAGGCGTTCTTCATCGCCTTCAGCTCGCATCGCGCAATCGCCCGGGCCGGCACCGAGGCATTGGCCACCAGTCCAGAGTTCCGGTCGATGTGGAACGGCTTCATGCAGCGGTGGATCGAACAGACCGCCGCGATGATCACCGCCGAACGGGGCCGCGGCGCTGCGCCGAACACCATCCCAGCCTTGGACCTCGCAACCTCGTTGAATCAGATGAACGAGCGCACGATGATGGCCGCACTGGTCGCCGAAGAACCGTCCGTTCCCCATGACCGGGTGGTCGATACCCTCACCCACATCTGGGTCAGCAGCATCTACGGCGAAGCCGCCTGA
- a CDS encoding YcnI family copper-binding membrane protein, translating into MSTHIRALALSAAIAVGSLAGAAPVWAHVHASSPGAVRGGVAMVTFEVPNESPTGSATTELTVTLPDVASARTETKPGWTARLDRDAKSGAVRSVTWTATAGSGIGADQFGLFRIAMRLPDAETVSFPSAQRYADGTEVRWDQAPPPGGGEAEHPVPSLQLGTGPTAASEHHHSHHPEPAVSAGPAPEAVAEPGEHHADNAARLLGGGALLVAALAATIALGRRRA; encoded by the coding sequence ATGAGCACCCACATACGCGCCCTCGCCCTGTCCGCGGCGATCGCCGTCGGCTCCTTGGCCGGCGCAGCACCGGTGTGGGCGCATGTACATGCCAGCAGTCCCGGCGCGGTGCGCGGCGGAGTCGCGATGGTGACCTTCGAGGTCCCCAACGAATCGCCGACCGGTTCTGCCACAACGGAACTGACAGTGACATTGCCCGATGTCGCTTCGGCTCGCACCGAGACCAAACCCGGCTGGACGGCGCGGCTGGACCGTGACGCCAAGTCCGGCGCAGTGCGCTCAGTGACATGGACGGCCACGGCCGGCAGTGGGATCGGGGCCGACCAGTTCGGGCTTTTCCGGATCGCCATGCGCCTGCCCGACGCCGAGACAGTGAGCTTTCCCTCGGCACAGCGGTATGCCGATGGCACCGAAGTCCGCTGGGACCAGGCTCCCCCGCCCGGAGGCGGTGAAGCTGAGCACCCCGTGCCCAGCCTGCAGTTGGGGACCGGCCCGACCGCGGCATCCGAACACCACCACTCCCACCACCCGGAGCCGGCTGTCTCCGCCGGCCCGGCTCCGGAGGCTGTGGCCGAACCCGGCGAACACCATGCCGACAACGCGGCACGATTGCTCGGCGGCGGTGCTCTGTTGGTCGCAGCATTGGCCGCCACGATCGCCCTGGGTAGGCGGCGGGCGTGA
- a CDS encoding flavin-containing monooxygenase — translation MTEHLDVVIVGAGISGISAAWHLQNRCPNKSYAILESRENLGGTWDLFKYPGIRSDSDMFTLGFRFKPWRSAHSIAEGPDIWNYINEAAVESGIDKHIRYRHRVVAADWSDADNQWTVTVDNNGTQEQITASFVFACSGYYNYEKGYAPEFPGADEFTGTVVHPQHWPEDLDYTGKKIVVIGSGATAVTLIPALANSGAGHVTMLQRSPTYIGALPLVDPVAVQANRFLPQKAAHFVNRWKAIGFSTFQYQLARAFPQYMRKTLMTMAKHRLPEGYDVQKHFGPRYNPWDERLCLAPNGDLFKTIRDGKADVVTDTIKTFTKNGILLDSGQELEADIIITATGLNMQLLGGATLLRNGEPIDLPKAMTYKGLMFSGVPNAAVTFGYTNASWTLKADLVSEFVCRVLNYMDAHGFDRVEPQHPGSAIKEEPFMDFSPGYFRRAMDELPRSGSEAPWRLKQNYLLDLRLIRHGRVDEESLKFSKHRAPVNA, via the coding sequence ATGACTGAACACCTCGACGTTGTGATCGTCGGCGCCGGCATCTCTGGTATCAGCGCGGCCTGGCACCTGCAGAATCGCTGCCCTAACAAGAGCTACGCCATCCTGGAGAGCCGGGAGAATCTCGGCGGCACCTGGGACCTGTTCAAATACCCGGGTATCCGCTCCGACTCCGACATGTTCACCCTCGGATTCCGATTCAAGCCCTGGCGCTCGGCCCACTCGATCGCCGAGGGGCCCGACATCTGGAACTACATCAACGAGGCCGCCGTCGAAAGCGGCATCGACAAGCACATCCGTTACCGACACCGGGTGGTCGCGGCGGACTGGTCCGACGCCGACAATCAGTGGACGGTCACCGTCGACAACAACGGGACGCAGGAGCAGATCACCGCATCGTTCGTGTTCGCGTGCAGTGGCTACTACAACTACGAGAAGGGCTACGCGCCGGAATTCCCCGGAGCCGACGAGTTCACCGGGACCGTCGTCCACCCGCAGCACTGGCCGGAGGACCTGGACTACACCGGTAAGAAGATCGTGGTGATCGGCAGTGGCGCCACCGCGGTCACGCTGATCCCCGCACTGGCCAACTCCGGGGCCGGACATGTCACCATGCTCCAGCGTTCACCGACCTACATCGGCGCACTGCCCCTGGTCGACCCGGTCGCGGTCCAGGCCAACCGCTTCCTGCCGCAGAAGGCCGCTCACTTCGTCAACCGCTGGAAGGCCATCGGTTTCAGTACCTTCCAGTACCAACTGGCGCGCGCCTTCCCGCAGTACATGCGCAAGACGCTGATGACCATGGCCAAGCACCGGTTGCCGGAGGGCTACGACGTCCAGAAGCACTTCGGCCCGCGGTACAACCCCTGGGACGAGCGGTTGTGCCTGGCCCCCAACGGCGATCTGTTCAAGACCATCCGTGATGGCAAGGCCGATGTCGTCACCGACACCATCAAGACGTTCACCAAGAATGGCATCCTGCTGGACTCCGGGCAGGAACTGGAGGCCGACATCATCATCACCGCAACCGGGTTGAACATGCAGCTGTTGGGCGGCGCGACGTTGCTGCGCAACGGTGAGCCGATCGACCTGCCCAAGGCGATGACCTATAAGGGCCTGATGTTCTCCGGTGTGCCCAACGCCGCGGTCACCTTCGGCTACACCAATGCCTCGTGGACGCTCAAGGCCGACCTGGTCTCGGAGTTCGTCTGCCGCGTCCTCAACTACATGGACGCTCACGGCTTCGACCGGGTCGAACCGCAGCACCCCGGTTCCGCGATCAAGGAGGAGCCGTTCATGGACTTCAGCCCCGGCTACTTCCGCCGTGCGATGGATGAACTACCCCGATCGGGATCCGAGGCGCCGTGGCGGCTCAAGCAGAACTACCTGCTGGACCTGCGGTTGATCCGGCACGGCAGGGTCGACGAGGAGTCGCTGAAGTTCAGCAAGCATCGTGCGCCGGTGAACGCCTAA
- a CDS encoding TetR/AcrR family transcriptional regulator, with amino-acid sequence MTRTTGVGRGHAPDGRSGVPPAQRLLDTATELFAAQDIREVGIDRILAEAGVAKASLYSLYGSKDALVLAYLNALDQADRKRYHSGAAALSDPVDQILLFFDLASAAAKKRRYRGCLYVNAAGAYAGTELEPVVDHRRWMHATLAGLLAQAGVVDPQECAGDLQLLYDGALVGSKVERSVAPIARARRLAADRIATRAPHAT; translated from the coding sequence ATGACACGCACGACCGGAGTGGGCCGGGGTCACGCACCGGACGGCCGGAGCGGAGTGCCTCCGGCGCAGCGGCTGCTTGATACGGCGACGGAACTCTTTGCAGCACAAGATATTCGGGAAGTAGGAATCGACCGGATCCTGGCCGAAGCGGGGGTCGCGAAGGCCAGTCTCTACAGCCTCTACGGCTCCAAGGACGCGCTGGTGTTGGCCTATCTAAATGCTTTGGATCAGGCTGATCGCAAGCGCTATCACTCGGGTGCGGCTGCCCTGAGCGATCCCGTCGACCAGATCCTGCTGTTCTTCGATCTGGCGTCCGCAGCGGCCAAGAAGCGTCGCTACCGCGGTTGTCTGTACGTCAACGCGGCCGGCGCCTATGCGGGAACCGAGCTGGAGCCGGTGGTCGACCATCGCCGCTGGATGCATGCGACGTTGGCGGGACTACTGGCGCAGGCCGGCGTCGTCGACCCGCAGGAATGTGCGGGCGATCTGCAACTGCTCTACGACGGCGCGCTGGTCGGTTCCAAGGTTGAACGCTCGGTTGCGCCGATCGCCCGGGCCCGCCGACTGGCTGCCGATCGCATCGCCACACGAGCCCCGCACGCAACTTAA
- a CDS encoding DUF4242 domain-containing protein, with protein sequence MTLYLYEIAPLSLDRADTDRAIKELDTLIHREGGELIEAQVTGGDHRTFVIAEFASCQAPSVDATALSVAEASGPHPVRLVGAELAELKAARPKAGYLVEWDLPADLDMDTYLARKKAKSPKYADVPEVTFLRTYVREDMDKCLCFYDAPDETAVRRAREAVTTPIDRLHHLEGEQR encoded by the coding sequence ATGACCCTGTATCTCTACGAGATCGCACCGCTGAGCCTCGACCGCGCCGACACCGACCGGGCCATCAAAGAACTCGACACCCTCATCCACCGCGAGGGCGGCGAACTGATCGAAGCCCAGGTAACCGGTGGCGACCATCGCACCTTTGTCATCGCGGAATTCGCCTCCTGCCAAGCCCCCTCGGTCGACGCGACAGCACTGTCGGTGGCCGAGGCCAGCGGCCCGCACCCGGTGCGACTCGTGGGGGCCGAGCTGGCTGAACTCAAGGCCGCGCGCCCCAAGGCGGGCTACCTCGTCGAATGGGACCTGCCCGCCGACTTGGACATGGACACCTACCTTGCCCGCAAGAAGGCCAAATCGCCGAAGTACGCCGACGTGCCCGAGGTGACCTTCCTGCGCACCTACGTGCGCGAAGACATGGACAAGTGCCTCTGCTTCTACGACGCCCCCGACGAGACCGCGGTTCGCCGCGCTCGCGAGGCCGTCACCACTCCCATCGACCGACTGCATCACCTGGAAGGCGAGCAGCGGTGA
- a CDS encoding acyl-CoA dehydrogenase family protein, whose amino-acid sequence MSTPVHLVHTALSDLTAVVAERAEALDTGALDVRADLARFGSADFFEPALRDDGLPELVSMIEHTAAASLAVGFSLWAHTMAVTYLAHAPAAAREGRLDELLSGSRAGVTAMAAGLKQVAGLGPVPLVADGTPDDLRINGPIHWASNVFQDSLIVLPARRPDGATLVAVVDANAPGITANPPPDLMALGATASTSLHLDDVQVRPEQVLTTDLASFVSTIRPTFLLLQTAFCVGVAAAALEGAGRAGGALAGQFSSELTEVSSELRRLRESLFTLAGRSRSAGVAEVIRLRLDGATTALAATRLESTLAGGAGYATRSAANRRFREAAFLPIQSPSEGQLRWELSRYV is encoded by the coding sequence GTGAGCACGCCGGTGCACCTGGTGCACACCGCACTCTCCGATCTGACCGCGGTAGTCGCAGAACGGGCCGAGGCGCTAGACACCGGCGCCCTGGATGTCCGAGCTGACCTGGCGCGCTTCGGCTCAGCCGACTTCTTCGAGCCCGCCCTGCGAGACGACGGCCTTCCCGAGTTGGTGTCCATGATCGAACACACCGCGGCGGCAAGCCTGGCGGTGGGGTTCTCGCTATGGGCCCACACCATGGCGGTGACCTACCTGGCGCATGCGCCAGCAGCAGCGCGCGAAGGCCGACTGGACGAGCTGCTCAGCGGATCCCGCGCAGGGGTGACGGCGATGGCGGCCGGCCTCAAACAGGTCGCCGGACTGGGCCCGGTTCCACTCGTCGCCGATGGCACCCCGGACGACCTGCGGATCAACGGACCGATTCACTGGGCGTCCAACGTGTTTCAGGACTCGTTGATCGTACTGCCGGCCCGCCGCCCGGACGGCGCCACGCTGGTAGCGGTGGTAGATGCGAATGCCCCTGGCATCACCGCCAATCCACCACCGGACCTGATGGCCCTAGGCGCAACTGCATCGACGTCGCTGCACCTCGATGACGTCCAGGTCCGGCCCGAGCAGGTGCTCACCACCGACCTGGCCTCTTTCGTCAGCACCATCAGGCCGACTTTTCTCCTGTTGCAGACCGCCTTCTGCGTCGGGGTGGCCGCAGCGGCACTCGAGGGTGCCGGTCGAGCCGGCGGCGCGCTCGCCGGGCAGTTCAGCAGCGAACTCACCGAGGTCAGCTCGGAACTTCGCCGACTGCGCGAGTCGCTGTTCACACTGGCCGGACGCTCACGCTCGGCAGGAGTGGCCGAAGTCATTCGGCTACGCCTCGACGGGGCCACGACCGCGCTGGCGGCAACCCGGCTGGAATCCACGTTGGCCGGCGGCGCCGGTTACGCAACCCGCAGCGCCGCCAACCGACGCTTCCGGGAAGCAGCATTTCTCCCCATTCAATCGCCCTCGGAAGGACAACTGCGGTGGGAACTGAGTCGGTACGTATAA
- a CDS encoding peptidase, translating to METTGSGRAIEVAPFHSRGQLHGFVVFGRWPDSTKEWAQLLSIAVRVASLPGLLSTTTVFGTREELPDNPGPGTVGLLMAEGTVSGKSAIAPGYFAGRQPSALLMLHPPSETVPSLPECRGAASGCVLLPGLPYLGLQHRAAWVEAESDGTVTSMVSRVSVDPVAHPDTAILAMLLAA from the coding sequence ATGGAGACGACAGGGTCCGGTCGGGCGATTGAGGTCGCCCCGTTTCATTCCCGTGGACAACTGCACGGATTCGTGGTTTTCGGCCGCTGGCCGGATTCCACCAAGGAGTGGGCCCAGCTGCTGAGTATCGCGGTCCGGGTCGCTTCTCTGCCCGGATTGCTCTCCACCACAACAGTGTTCGGCACGCGCGAGGAGCTCCCGGACAACCCCGGACCAGGCACCGTGGGGTTACTGATGGCCGAAGGCACTGTCTCCGGCAAGTCAGCGATAGCGCCGGGGTATTTCGCCGGCCGCCAACCCTCAGCGCTGCTGATGCTGCACCCGCCCTCGGAGACCGTGCCCTCATTACCGGAGTGCCGTGGCGCCGCGTCCGGATGCGTCTTGCTGCCAGGCCTGCCCTACCTGGGCCTGCAGCACCGGGCGGCGTGGGTCGAAGCGGAATCGGATGGCACGGTCACGTCCATGGTCAGCCGGGTCAGCGTTGACCCGGTCGCCCATCCCGACACCGCCATCCTGGCTATGTTGCTTGCCGCATAA
- a CDS encoding copper resistance CopC family protein, with amino-acid sequence MKRALRGAVTAALLLAALLTQVALPAVAAAHAVLVSTDPARDAKLNRGPERVSAVFNEQLQANFAAMTVVGPDGHLWSTGETRVDGATAGVAVRPLGPTGTYTVHYRVTSADGHVVSGSWPFQLTVAGTGEPGPPVTDRPDAAPALPRRYADPEGDLPIWPFVAGAVALVGAGLWFTRRRS; translated from the coding sequence GTGAAGCGGGCGCTCCGCGGCGCAGTGACGGCGGCGCTGCTGCTGGCCGCACTGCTGACGCAGGTGGCACTCCCGGCGGTTGCCGCGGCGCATGCCGTGTTGGTGTCGACGGACCCGGCCCGTGACGCGAAGCTGAATCGCGGTCCCGAACGCGTCAGCGCCGTCTTCAACGAGCAGCTGCAGGCCAATTTCGCCGCCATGACGGTGGTCGGGCCCGACGGGCACCTGTGGTCCACCGGGGAGACACGAGTCGACGGCGCCACCGCGGGCGTCGCGGTTCGTCCACTGGGACCGACCGGGACCTACACCGTCCACTACCGGGTGACCTCCGCCGACGGACATGTGGTGTCGGGGTCGTGGCCTTTCCAACTGACCGTGGCCGGCACCGGCGAACCGGGACCGCCGGTCACCGACCGCCCCGACGCGGCTCCCGCGCTGCCGCGCCGCTACGCCGACCCCGAGGGCGACCTGCCGATTTGGCCCTTCGTGGCCGGCGCTGTGGCGCTCGTGGGCGCCGGTCTGTGGTTCACCCGGCGGCGATCCTGA
- a CDS encoding DUF6474 family protein, protein MGLFTKRKSRATRRAEARALKAGAKLEARLAAKGEAKRFKATQRADARALKAQVRSERNRDRTTRKAAESQLKAARDGRILSPARVRRTLVVTRMLAPVVVPVAYRVAMAVRGLIDEQRAARLGVPLAQIGEFSGNGARLSARIAGAEKTLRLVADRKPKDSETKQFVAAITDRLSDLSTAVTAIETMPGDRRRVASASISDQLDGIDADLMARLGLPS, encoded by the coding sequence ATGGGCCTGTTCACAAAACGCAAGAGCCGCGCCACCCGGCGCGCCGAAGCGCGTGCGCTGAAAGCCGGCGCCAAGCTCGAGGCGCGGCTCGCCGCCAAGGGTGAGGCGAAACGTTTCAAGGCCACCCAGCGGGCAGATGCCCGCGCATTGAAGGCTCAGGTCAGATCGGAGCGCAATCGCGACCGCACTACCCGCAAGGCGGCCGAAAGCCAACTCAAGGCCGCTCGCGACGGCCGGATCCTGTCACCTGCGCGCGTCCGCCGGACCCTTGTCGTCACCAGAATGCTGGCCCCGGTTGTCGTTCCTGTGGCATACCGGGTGGCAATGGCGGTTCGCGGCCTGATCGACGAACAGCGGGCCGCGCGCCTCGGCGTCCCGCTGGCGCAGATCGGCGAGTTCTCCGGAAATGGCGCTCGGCTCTCGGCCCGGATCGCCGGAGCGGAGAAGACGCTGCGCCTGGTGGCCGACCGCAAGCCCAAGGACTCCGAGACCAAACAGTTCGTCGCAGCGATCACCGACCGGCTTTCGGACCTCTCTACAGCCGTCACGGCCATCGAGACCATGCCGGGGGATCGGCGCAGAGTGGCCTCCGCCTCGATCAGCGACCAGCTCGACGGGATCGACGCGGATCTGATGGCCCGGCTGGGACTCCCGTCATGA
- a CDS encoding TMEM165/GDT1 family protein, with protein sequence MFAAMLISLGVVFLAELGDKSQLITLTYALRHRWWVVLGGVSIAAFAIHGISVTVGHFLGLTLPARPISAIAGVAFIGFAAWTWRERITSTPGETQIREPRFVLLAVVSSVLLAELGDKTMLATVALASDRNWLGVWLGATAGMVLADAVAIAAGTVLHRRLPEHLLHTAAGLLFLSCGLWILFDEALDWRPVAIASIVAVVAMALGTALWRASLRRSGLAAGEGPTAQQQIPPTAV encoded by the coding sequence ATGTTTGCCGCCATGCTGATCAGCCTGGGCGTGGTGTTCCTCGCCGAACTCGGCGACAAGTCTCAGCTGATCACCCTGACCTACGCGCTGCGACACCGTTGGTGGGTCGTGCTGGGCGGGGTGTCCATCGCGGCGTTCGCCATCCACGGCATCTCGGTGACAGTGGGCCACTTCCTGGGGCTGACGTTGCCGGCGCGACCGATCTCCGCCATCGCCGGCGTGGCGTTCATCGGTTTCGCAGCGTGGACGTGGCGGGAGCGAATCACCTCCACCCCGGGCGAGACCCAGATCCGCGAACCACGATTCGTGCTGTTGGCGGTGGTGTCCTCGGTACTGCTCGCCGAGTTGGGCGATAAGACGATGTTGGCGACGGTCGCACTGGCCAGTGACCGAAACTGGCTGGGTGTGTGGCTGGGGGCAACGGCAGGGATGGTGCTGGCCGATGCCGTCGCGATCGCGGCCGGAACTGTGCTCCACCGCCGGTTGCCCGAGCACCTACTGCACACCGCGGCCGGCCTGCTGTTCCTGTCGTGCGGCCTGTGGATCCTCTTCGACGAGGCGCTCGACTGGCGGCCGGTGGCCATCGCCTCGATCGTCGCCGTGGTGGCGATGGCACTGGGCACAGCCCTGTGGCGCGCTTCGCTGCGCCGCTCCGGACTGGCCGCCGGAGAGGGTCCCACCGCGCAGCAGCAAATCCCTCCGACCGCAGTGTAG
- a CDS encoding YggS family pyridoxal phosphate-dependent enzyme: MAETLRQRWDLLRARVDDACTAAGRSPHEVSVLPVSKTFAPELIRDAVELGLHRFGENKVQEIKDKAGPLADCGIDWVMIGHLQTNKAGVVARLAAEVQSLDRSRLAVALDRHLRAENRVIDVLVQVKTSDEPSKYGLDPAQLLPFLDELAAYPTLNVRGLMTLAINTDDPATIRGCFRRLRQLRDTAATHGHDLPRLSMGMSGDFALAIAEGATEVRIGTALFGARPYPDSYYWPERG; encoded by the coding sequence ATGGCCGAGACCCTGCGGCAGCGCTGGGACCTGTTGCGTGCACGCGTCGACGACGCGTGCACGGCCGCGGGGCGTTCGCCACACGAAGTCAGTGTGCTGCCGGTCAGTAAGACTTTCGCTCCGGAGTTGATCCGGGACGCCGTCGAACTCGGTTTACACCGCTTCGGCGAGAACAAAGTCCAGGAGATCAAGGATAAGGCTGGACCCCTGGCGGACTGCGGGATCGACTGGGTGATGATCGGGCACCTGCAGACCAACAAGGCCGGTGTGGTCGCGCGGCTGGCTGCCGAGGTGCAGTCGCTGGACCGATCCCGGCTGGCTGTGGCGTTGGATCGGCACCTGCGCGCCGAGAACCGCGTCATCGACGTGCTGGTTCAGGTCAAGACCTCCGATGAGCCCAGCAAGTACGGTCTGGACCCCGCGCAGCTGCTGCCCTTTCTCGACGAACTGGCCGCATACCCCACCCTGAATGTGCGCGGCCTGATGACGCTGGCCATCAATACCGACGACCCGGCAACGATCCGAGGCTGCTTCCGCCGATTGCGGCAGCTACGGGATACCGCCGCCACACACGGCCACGACCTGCCGCGCTTGTCGATGGGGATGAGTGGCGACTTCGCGCTGGCTATCGCTGAGGGCGCCACCGAGGTGCGGATCGGGACCGCCCTGTTCGGCGCCCGACCCTACCCCGATTCCTACTACTGGCCGGAACGCGGTTAG